The Daphnia magna isolate NIES linkage group LG6, ASM2063170v1.1, whole genome shotgun sequence genome segment CCATTGGGACGGAGCCGTGATGACATCGACCTCGCCCGGCTGCTCCGTCACGCGCGCAATTCCAGAAAGGGCCGGAAGATCCGGAGTCGAGTACAGAGGAATGAGGGCGTCCGTGTTGGGTACCGTGTGGTGGCCAACGTCGCCCTTTCCGCGATGCTGGCCATGGTGTTCCATGGGCCGGAATCCACCGCTGGCGGCCGGAAACCGTTGACGCTGAACGGATTGGAATGCGTTCTTTGCTCGCGATCGTTCGTCACCCGGCGACGCATCCGCCTGATCGGGAGGCGCATTGAAAGCCGAAAACAATCCGGGCCGGTTCAAATTGTGGACGCTGCCGCTGCGCTGCGGTGGCGGCGGGTTCAAATTGCCGGACGGAAACGCCGAACTCGGACGGCCTTCGTTTTCGTCATGGCGCCTGCGCTCGGCCGACGAAAACAGGTTGCCCAAAATGGAGCTATCGCTGACGGGTTTCGTGTTGGCCGCCGGAATCGAAGGTTCCATCAACACTTCGCTGGCATCTCCGGCCACACGGGCGAAAAAATCCGCCAGATCAAACGCTTccgcttttgttgttgttgttgtcggtttagtcgtcgtcgtcgtcgtcgtcggtTTGGTCGTAGACGACAACGCCGCCGACATCGGTTCCGTTTTGGTAACGAGGCTGCTGCTGTTGACGCTATTTCCGCCCAAAGAATTGCCACCCGTTTTGATTGTATATTCCGGAAGCCTCCAGGTCGTCAGTGGCGGGATTGTCGTGTTCGTCTTGGACAGCGTGAGGATCCCATTCTTGTTGGTTACGACCGAACTTGGAGGGAGGTAAGCCATTCCAACTGGTGAGCCCCTTTCCGTCGTTGACGTGGATGGACGGGCCGGAAGGCTGACGATGATGGCCTTCTTGGTCGAAAAGGAAGTCGGAACTGTTGGCTGTTTAGTGCTGGTCGTCTTCAGCGTCGTGCTCGCTACTTCCTCTTCGTATTCTTCGTACTCGTCTTCGTCATAGAAATCTTGTTCTCCTTCCGGCGGATTGTTGATCGACCTCAAATTGGGATCTTCCGCGCGTTTGATCGTCGTCGTCGACGGAGTTGTTGTCCTTCTAGTTGTCGTCGTGGTTGTGGCCGCCGCCTTCGTTACCGGACGTGCCGGACGCGCCGGAGGCAGTCCTCCTATTCTTTTATCGATGATCCTGTTGGGCGGATAGCCAACGGTCGTCGACGTTGGCAATCGAACGACAGGTGGCCGAGCTTTGACCAACGACGACGGAATCAACTGTTCCGGTTTGTGGAGCCATCGGCAGGGCGGCCAACAgcggatgatgatgatgatggtggtgTTGCTGGGCCGAAACGCGGTTGGTGGCCGCGTGGAAAACTTTGTGAGTGACGTCTTCGACGCTGATAGCGTCGCCATTGTGAACCACCCATTCCGTATCGTGACGGGCCGTCGCCTGATCGGGTATCGGCACCAACGACGGAGTCGAAGTCTTGATATTACTCAAAAGCGCTTCGAACAGTTTGGCGCTGGCCGTCGTCTGGTAGGTGGGCGACGAACGGGCCTCTTCGGTCATTCCGGTCACGTTGTAAAAGAAGGACGTGTTGTTGGTGCGCGAAGCGGCCAGCAAAGCCTCGGCTTCCATTCGATTCAGATCCGGATGGATGATGTAAGACGAGCCCTTCTGATCGACGCGGATCGTTAAAATGGCCTTTTCGGCTCGATCGGTCACCACTTTGTCAACGTTGGCGTCGGCCACGGCCGTTCCGGCGGCCATCAAAAGTACTACAAGCGCACTCAACATATCGGCTTTGGTGTGTAGGCTAAAAAGATTACCACGAACAAATTGAGATTTCAAGACATTATCCAGCGAGAATTCGCCACTAATTTCGCCCacttttgtctttctttctttctttctttctttcaaacgCAATCAGTCAAACACACAAGCACAACTGAAGAGCAACAAATTTCAAAACGCCTAGCAGGGAATTGCACGGGGACGGAAGAGAACTTGACTGGCGGACGCTCGAGGACCTTCTGAGTCTGACCGATCAGTTGCCGGCCAATGTCTTTCAAAGGTGGCGTCCAGCGGTGGTAAGATGTTCCACGCCGCTATAACACACACCCCgtgattcttcttcttcttttcttctcttccgCCCTTAAGGTGTACACGTGGAATGTTTTCCCTCGCACAGCCGTTGCACTTGTCggaatgaagaaaagaaacggaCGCTACGCCAGATCCGAAAGACCAACGGGACTATGAGAGGTGGGGTATGGACGCGTacgagagaaaaagagaaagaaagagagagagcgccgcgagataaaaataaataaataataaaattcgTTTGGAATCAGTGCGGTCGGGCAAAAGACCTCATCGCTCCTCCTCTTCCTCGAGGGATGGAGGAGGAAGTAGTAGTACAACCTTCCCGAtgagaaaaataagaaaacgtctGCCGGCCGTGACGAGATGGAATAAAAAAGACCAACGACCCTCTCTCTCTACCCCCCTTTCCCTCCTCAATTCAGTCCATTGTCATCAAAGAAAACACCTTTCTACCTTTGGAAAAATCCGAATTCACCTTTTTCTCTGTTTGTACCAATTtccaagattttttttttgtttttttaaacaataaaaaaatagaaacaatcAGACGATCTCGATTGCCATCAGTTTGctctcttttgttgttgcgtgtcttcatttctattttgaaaaaaagaaaaaagggaaattttgtgttttttttttctaaagatGAATTGAATCATCTTCAATAGGAAATTGGTGGCCATCTGTTGTCATTGACAGTTTACTGCGAcaatcaacatttttttaaaatgccgGGCGTTATTGGCCGAACCGTTTGATTTCTCACGTAAATTTCATCGCAATCATTTCGCTTTCTCATACGTATATTGGTCGTCTGACGGAGGCGTAATGCTGCTATCAACGGAGCAAGACCAAAATAATAGATAAacgttaaaacaaaaagacgaGTTTGGTGGGAAATGTCGAAGGAAATTCACCGTCGCTTTTCCGACGATGATTCCCGCTGCATCAGTGCAATGACCATTTGATAAACCCACTAAACGTTTCGCTTCCTCCTCTAAATACGGCATCAATTACAACATCTGGCCAGTCCCCCCCACCCCTCTATCCTGAAAAACTATTTCCAGATTTcattaagaataaaaatttaaaaaaaaaaaaaaaattgagtggggagaaagaaaatgaaagtctCACGAAGACAACGTCCCCCTTCTACGATGTACAATAGGCTTCATGGTGCTTCCGGGACTTCCGAGTTCCCGGGTACACGTAACATCAAAAAGGTGTTTCAAATTCACACGATGCCAATGCacttgattattattattattttttttttttaatgagcgAACCAGAAAACCTGGGCgcgaaatttgaaaaaaattcaaccaacCGAGACCAcgttcctttaaaaaaaaaaaatggcaaatgaCTACGCAATAAACATACGTTAACATTCGTTGCATCCGAACTGGAAGCTGAAGAAGCGTAACGGTAAACATCCTCCCATTTAGGGAATTTCGACAAGTCAGAGCAACAGCTCGGCTACGTCTTTTCCATAAAGATTAAtacaaggaagaaaagaaaagaaaaggaaaaataaaaaccaccTATGGCATGCTGTTGTTGCACGGGCGAACAAGAGAAGAGGGAAAGAGAGGGTTGATAACCTAAAGCCGGTGCCAAGCCGCAGGAGCTGCAGCTGACGGTTCCACGCCAATGATGCACACAAGTGGCGATGATCCGTTATTTTACTAACAACCCCCGCCGGgaaaaatatctttttttcttctagttGTCAGGgataaaaccaaaagaaatattcgttttctttctttttttttttggcctttACTCTCTCTCTGCAAAGGGAATTTCCAGATGACTCTTACGAATGAACTGCtcaacaaacgaaaaacacATGGTTGATACTAgcctttttttaaagtcaGGGGGTAAGCGATGAGAGAAGAGAACGCAatcgaaaacgaaaaaaaaaaggaagaattcAAAACGGCATTTTTCAgcagaaaaaaatcttttcccATCCCGCAGTGTCATAGGGAAAAAGAGAGGAAAGTGATGTTCCAAAAACGGGAAATCCTTTCAAATCGTACGGCTCGTGTCGTTGTAAGCAAAAACATTCAGTCACGTTAGAGTCGATCTAACGGAGATTATTGACGAGGAAAACGCTGTACCAAATGGCACGGAAATGACGCAGAAGCAAGTCAGGATTCTTATTCAGAGTCACGAGTGTGCGCTCGCCGAGACGGTCATACGCAGTTGTCACAACGATGAGAAATGCCAAGACAAGGTGGCaagaaacaagagaaatgACAGTACCTCATCTCGTTTATGGGCTTTGGCCTTATCCCAATTGCGGTTGGCGTTCTCGTAGTTGATGAGTAATGCCGTACGTCGGTTGAGCATCAGCTGTTCGTTGGCCAAGTACTGTAGGTACAGGTCCCAAATGCAATAGAAATCGCATAAACCCCTCTGAAGTCCGTCTTCCGTCAAATCCTAAGGCGTCAGCGTGGGGACAGcaggggggtggggggagagagagaaaagagaaacgtCAAATGACCGAATTTTTTTCTAGTCGTAATCAATAATATATACCTGTATACTGAGAAACGAATCTGCCATTTTGGAATGGAGTTGATGATGGATGCGGCTCGTTTCCTGCTGGTACGAACTTGGGGCATTCATCGAAAGAGCTGTGCACAGGTGTTTCAGTTGGCCAATGATTtctaattataaaaaaaaaaaaagaatggaaacCGCAAAAAGGAAATAGAGACATGATCCAGTTTCTTCTCAAATTTCTATTACTTTTTTCCGAATGAATGACGGTCAGCACGGCATTCAATGTGGTTTTAAGATGAATTGAATAGTTGGCCGACCAATCACGCTCGTTTTGGAAAAACTCTTCAATATCTCGAAGGGGCACTTTAGCCGGCTGGGAAGATCCAGCAAAGCTCTCGGCAAGCTTGGCGAAAAGCCCTTTACGACCGGTTTTTTCTGCTATCACATAGGTTGGGGACAGAAAATCGGCTAAGGCTTGCGACCTGCCTAACGTGGAATGCAAAGCGACCATTTGCAAGTACctagaagaaaatggaacaaTATGTTTTGTTAGTCTTGACAATGTTGTTAAGATAGCaaaatcaaagagaaaacacctttcaatttgttttcgatGGATGATTGGAGCTTCAGCAAAATTCTCTTCATACTTGGATGTCAATGGTGGTGGCAAAGGAGGATATATCATCCCACCAAACTTTTGGCAATCCACCAGCAACCGATTGAAGGCTTCAAATTCTTCATAACTTCTCGTTACCTCCCACCAGGAATCTCTGATTTCTGGGTCATCAATTCTCGAGATGCGGAATGTCAAAACCGAAGAGTCTGCAGTGGCACGAATACccttgacattgaatacaggtccTAAATCTTCAATTGGCATTGGACTAGAGGCAGACGAGCTGGAACTACTGGTCACAGTTTGTTCGCTTTCCGTATCAGAACCCTCATCCTGAGCAAAGCAAGACTGCTCTCTAGACATATTGCCATCAGTCCTCAGATTATTTTCATCCATTCTTTGACGATTCGAACAAATCAAAACAACTGCTGGCGTTGTTAACGTCAATAGGCTGTACAGATTTTTAATCAACACTGTTAACTCCCTTGAAGGATAATTTTATCATTTAATGACATACCAGCAATTTGTAGATTGAGGAATAGTTTAATAAAGTCTAGTTTCATGGTGCCATCATTCTTTTTAATATAAGGTAAATTAACgattaaataattttgaaaaaagaaattcaacgTGAAAGAACTTCCCAAGATTTCACTTGTTTATGCATGGATGATTAATGAGCATGGAAGAGCAGACGACGCGCGCCAAAGCTTCAATGGCGGTCCGATTTTGGCG includes the following:
- the LOC116925386 gene encoding LOW QUALITY PROTEIN: uncharacterized protein LOC116925386 (The sequence of the model RefSeq protein was modified relative to this genomic sequence to represent the inferred CDS: deleted 3 bases in 3 codons); the encoded protein is MLSALVVLLMAAGTAVADANVDKVVTDRAEKAILTIRVDQKGSSYIIHPDLNRMEAEALLAASRTNNTSFFYNVTGMTEEARSSPTYQTTASAKLFEALLSNIKTSTPSLVPIPDQATARHDTEWVVHNGDAISVEDVTHKVFHAATNRVSAQQHHHHHHHPLLAALPMLHKPEQLIPSSLVKARPPVVRLPTSTTVGYPPNRIIDKRIGGLPPARPARPVTKAAATTTTTTRRTTTPSTTTIKRAEDPNLRSINNPPEGEQDFYDEDEYEEYEEEVASTTLKTTSTKQPTVPTSFSTKKAIIVSLPARPSTSTTERGSPVGMAYLPPSSVVTNKNGILTLSKTNTTIPPLTTWRLPEYTIKTGGNSLGGNSVNSSSLVTKTEPMSAALSSTTKPTTTTTTTKPTTTTTKAEAFDLADFFARVAGDASEVLMEPSIPAANTKPVSDSSILGNLFSSAERRRHDENEGRPSSAFPSGNLNPPPPQRSGSVHNLNRPGLFSAFNAPPDQADASPGDERSRAKNAFQSVQRQRFPAASGGFRPMEHHGQHRGKGDVGHHTVPNTDALIPLYSTPDLPALSGIARVTEQPGEVDVITAPSQWNLIVKSSLTSTSDKMKSVADIPVPVGSLSHRHGYIIDQMESSEGSESIAAQPESMVASDGLMQHQDSPSRLGVAIDYDEHSQIGQDKGLKPHPATGAPSAEYVSYEDYEDYAEEPAAEPATNRSSAALNSSFDRRKLVVEEPIPPSSSPSSSSPSPKLPPLPYGLFNLGDLEEETSPAAGASGASSSEEMEGFGAAFPELISNSVRRLGVPTSRPATRPAADEPHRHHLDVEEKRPEVFQSEQAIDAYDKKFRTVEVDADLPVNTTTIPHDSGAVYGSAASGELSGAALTYILIGTFGGLSLLFLCAVGITIRCRKRRFMFSTFATSMMRRRHADDEESQSGSPNALTGRRMANQQLAGETGGKGEVAGEAATHKLGSWFTGRNSVSSLHGGSQVSRGTRKLRAEVALPRTTPNTPGKASAGSKTVTTRAYFTDGRTGSTRDLITTNSSTAGGSSDSSGAESPDIPAAESPRTPHRNSWLHTSYSMKDRGNSLSELRDSSYYCLTHDHADAASSDGERPRSTSATVRSPLHHFRSTEGLDSIESIPPDLPPKRQQQRFSMGDSMSVVDPMGSHLTIQTEASATSNWGSVEDRLI
- the LOC116925393 gene encoding sorting nexin-32, yielding MDENNLRTDGNMSREQSCFAQDEGSDTESEQTVTSSSSSSASSPMPIEDLGPVFNVKGIRATADSSVLTFRISRIDDPEIRDSWWEVTRSYEEFEAFNRLLVDCQKFGGMIYPPLPPPLTSKYEENFAEAPIIHRKQIERYLQMVALHSTLGRSQALADFLSPTYVIAEKTGRKGLFAKLAESFAGSSQPAKVPLRDIEEFFQNERDWSANYSIHLKTTLNAVLTVIHSEKKIIGQLKHLCTALSMNAPSSYQQETSRIHHQLHSKMADSFLSIQDLTEDGLQRGLCDFYCIWDLYLQYLANEQLMLNRRTALLINYENANRNWDKAKAHKRDEAEAAKKGGRNGV